One Xiphophorus hellerii strain 12219 chromosome 1, Xiphophorus_hellerii-4.1, whole genome shotgun sequence DNA segment encodes these proteins:
- the mical1 gene encoding F-actin-monooxygenase mical1 isoform X1, with amino-acid sequence MANKEPVNPSHATFDLFVQAKTCQEVKKHFTELCRQLQLDPKDYSNFYTKLKESLNYWKAKAVWTKLDKRASQEVYEQGKACAQNKCLVLGAGPCGLRTAIELSLLGAQVVVLEKREEFTRNNVLHLWPFTIYDIRELGAKKFYGKFCSGSLDHISIRQLQLILLKVCLILGVEVHTGVEYKGLIEPSVEKGWMAKLQPPSHPAAAFEFDVFISAGGGRFVPEGFKHKELRGQLAIGITANFVNRNTAAEIQVPEISGVARIYNQKFFQDLLNETDIDLENIVYYKDDTHYFVMTAKRKSLLKRGVIKQDYSDADQLLAPANVDHVALYLYAHEAAYFSTGGQLPDLQFALNPAGQPDVAMFDFTCMHRAEHASLVRERRGKKLLIALVGDCLVEPFWPLGTGIARGFLASFDTAWTVRSWGMGVQHMTVIAERESMYQLLSQTTTENTSKKYPLYSIDPKTRYQRINLSAIHTRQVQQLYDEKSHSLKLKENRAHKRQDTMSGFNELLRWCQNNTRGYDNVNIKDFSQSWKSGLALCALIHHFKPHLIDISSLDEANRVHNNQLAFSVINKELGIPPVMSPSSQIDKLSMVVYLTQIKDAVTLPPKEPAGPLPPTTSQSLSRTQSAVFFLSKLKHLSLQKQKERQATLKRGAQAEKTMEDEKTTSGLPASPEVNTVPAAAAAAASPPPEPEPAEILTTDNEQCYFCGKMVYAVERISAEGRFFHRSCFTCHSCDITLRLGGYAFDKNSGRFYCEMHSEDLLLTDGVEASCEDINEDEENGLSSESYTLSPSCSLKQESVSSTHSDDQEEPDQIIHHSKGDSQEPQNPSTFPDPAAKPEILEPTQDEAVPSPVPKPRLSRQTTPTCEPSPPVAKPRKVVLTPQSPFLEAAPEETSKVGPDVSLKPLRKLQLSVEERNELGNLQSFSADSDSETQGGSSSCSSSSANAGGPPKQEGQDGQEEEGYWSGSTASLIREKKNRHCFKRKEMPSGQNRVRSKFSPWNLSSPRISRDCRLTVHPGRVETTFQHVHSTSEDGVDDDDDDDDDDDYMFDEQEDLLDMKLEPSDPVQAKKFELKRMKTLQRRAKMSVMDRFCKAQSIQRRLEEIEVSYKDLEEKGVKLERSLRRQPNDNGSSETIEEWIQLVHEKNALVSEESDLMVESRQLELEDKRSTLELEYRKLMEIEEKTPEQEEEENQIFQQILEVVEMMDSLVTFLDEKRQKEMSENEEALSIKEAKRHSKAGAQVQWA; translated from the exons ATGGCAAACAAGGAACCTGTGAATCCCTCTCATGCCACATTTGACCTCTTTGTCCAAGCCAAGACTTGTCAGGAAGTAAAGAAGCACTTCACAGAGCTCTGCAGACAACTGCAACTTGATCCCAAGGATTACAGTAACTTCTACACAAAGCTGAAGGAAAGTCTGAACTACTGGAAGGCCAAAGCTGTGTGGACCAAGTTAGACAAAAGAGCCTCTCAAGAAGTTTACGAGCAAGGAAAAGCCTGCGCCCAGAACAAG TGTCTGGTGTTGGGCGCGGGACCATGTGGGCTCAGGACGGCCATCGAACTGTCCCTGCTGGGAGCTCAGGTTGTGGTTCTGGAGAAGAGGGAGGAGTTCACCAGGAACAACGTTCTCCACCTGTGGCCCTTCACCATCTATGACATCCGAGAGCTCGGAGCCAAAAAGTTCTATGGCAAATTCTGCTCTGGTTCTCTGGATCACATCA gcaTCCGtcagctgcagctcatcctGCTGAAAGTGTGTCTCATCCTCGGGGTGGAGGTCCACACCGGAGTGGAGTACAAGGGTCTTATTGAGCCCTCTGTTGAAAAAG GTTGGATGGCCAAACTACAGCCTCCGTCTCATCCTGCTGCAGCCTTcgagtttgatgtttttatctCTGCAGGGGGAGGCAGGTTCGTCCCTGAGG gttttaagCATAAGGAGCTGAGAGGACAACTGGCTATTGGCATCACAGCCAATTTTGTCAACAGGAACACGGCTGCTGAGATCCAAGTACCAGAGATCAGCGGAGTGGCCCGGATATACAACCAGAAATTCTTCCAAGACCTGCTCAACGAGACAG ATATTGATTTAGAGAATATTGTGTACTACAAAGACGACACCCACTACTTTGTCATGACAGCCAAGAGGAAGAGCTTGCTGAAGAGGGGAGTCATTAAACAG GACTACAGTGATGCAGATCAGCTGCTGGCACCTGCAAACGTAGATCACGTGGCGTTGTATCTTTATGCTCACGAAGCGGCATACTTCTCCACTGGAGGCCAGCTGCCGGACCTGCAGTTTGCTCTGAATCCGGCCGGTCAACCTGACGTGGCCATGTTCGACTTCACCTGCATGCACCGCGCAGAGCACGCCTCGCTGGTCCGAGAAAGGAGGGGCAAGAAGCTCCTAATAGCTCTTGTTGGAGACTGTCTGGTGGAG CCGTTTTGGCCTTTAGGAACAGGCATCGCCCGAGGGTTCTTGGCTTCGTTTGACACAGCATGGACGGTGAGGAGCTGGGGGATGGGGGTCCAACACATGACTGTCATTGCTGAGAG aGAAAGTATGTACCAGCTGCTCTCCCAGACCACAACCGAAAACACCAGCAAGAAGTACCCTCTGTACAGCATCGACCCGAAAACACGCTACCAGAGAATCAACCTGTCCGCCATTCATACTCGCCAG GTGCAGCAACTATATGATGAGAAAAGCCATTCAttaaagctgaaggaaaatcGGGCTCACAAGCGTCAAG ATACAATGAGTGGTTTTAACGAGTTGTTGAGATGGTGCCAGAACAATACCAGAGGGTACGACAATGTGAATATTAAGGATTTCAGCCAGTCCTGGAAGTCCGGCCTCGCATTGTGCGCTCTTATCCACCACTTCAAACCTCATCTGAT TGACATTTCCTCCCTGGATGAGGCGAACAGAGTTCACAACAACCAGCTGGCGTTCAGTGTGATCAATAAGGAGCTGGGAATCCCTCCGGTCATGTCTCCCAGTAGTCAGATCGACAAGCTGTCCATGGTTGTCTACCTCACCCAAATCAAAGATGCTGTCACTTTGCCACCAAAAG AACCTGCAGGGCCCCTGCCACCGACCACATCTCAGAGTCTCTCTAGGACACAGTCAGCTGTCTTTTTCCTGAGCAAGCTGAAGCACctctcactgcaaaaacaaaag GAAAGACAGGCGACTCTGAAACGAGGTGCACAAGCTGAGAAAACCATGGAAGATGAGAAAACT ACATCAGGGCTACCTGCGTCTCCTGAAGTGAATAcagttcctgctgctgctgcagctgccgcCTCTCCAccaccggaaccagaaccagctgagaTTCTGACGACCGACAACGAGCAGTGCTACTTCTGTGGGAAAATGGTGTACGCGGTGGAGCGCATCAGTGCTGAAGGGAGGTTCTTCCATCGGAGCTGCTTCACCTGCCACAGCTGTGACATCACCCTCAGATTAGGAGGATACGCCTTCGACAAGAACAGCG GGAGATTTTACTGCGAGATGCACTCTGAAGATTTGTTGCTTACTGATGGTGTTGAAGCATCCTGTGAG gaCATCAACGAAGATGAAGAGAACGGACTTTCCAGTGAGAGCTATACGCTGTCTCCATCTTGTTCCCTCAAACAAGAGAGTGTCTCCTCTACTCATTCAGATGACCAAGAAGAACCGGATCAGATTATTCATCATTCCAAAGGAGACTCCCAAGAACCACAGAACCCGAGCACTTTTCCAGATCCTGCAGCTAAACCTGAGATATTGGAGCCCACTCAAGATGAGGCGGTGCCTTCTCCCGTTCCAAAGCCACGCCTGTCCCGTCAGACGACCCCCACATGCGAGCCCTCGCCACCAGTGGCGAAACCTCGCAAAGTCGTCTTGACTCCGCAGTCACCTTTTCTTGAAGCGGCTCCAGAGGAGACCTCTAAAGTAGGACCAGATGTCTCTCTCAAACCACTGCGAAAGCTTCAGCTGTCCGTCGAGGAGCGGAACGAGCTGGGGAATCTGCAGAGCTTCAGCGCAGACTCGGACTCCGAAACCCAAGGCGGGTCGTCCTCCTGCTCGTCTTCCTCCGCAAACGCAGGTGGGCCTCCTAAACAAGAGGGCCAGGATGGACAAGAAGAAGAGGGCTACTGGAGCGGGAGCACAGCTAGTCTCATCCGTGAGAAGAAGAACCGTCACTGCTTCAAGAGAAAAGAGATGCCGAGCGGGCAGAACCGAGTCCGGTCCAAGTTTTCACCCTGGAATCTGTCCTCGCCGAGGATCAGCAGAGACTGCCGACTCACAGTCCATCCAGGCAGAGTCG AGACAACCTTCCAACACGTTCATAGCACATCAGAGGATggtgttgatgatgatgatgatgacgacgatgatgatgacTATATGTTTGATGAACAGGAAGACTTACTTGACATGAAG TTGGAGCCATCTGACCCAGTTCAGGCAAAAAAGTTTGAGTTGAAGAGGATGAAGACGCTGCAGAGGCGAGCCAAGATGAGTGTAATGGATCGCTTCTGCAAAGCTCAG TCAATCCAGCGTCGACTGGAGGAGATTGAAGTCTCCTACAAGGACCTGGAAGAGAAAGGTGTAAAGCTGGAGAGAAGCCTGCGTAGACAACCCA ACGACAACGGTTCCTCTGAAACGATTGAAGAATGGATCCAGCTGGTCCATGAAAAGAACGCCTTGGTCTCGGAGGAGTCGGACCTCATGGTGGA gTCCCGACAGCTGGAACTGGAGGACAAGCGCAGCACGTTGGAGCTGGAGTACAGGAAGTTAATGGAGATTGAGG AGAAGACACCAGaacaagaggaagaagaaaaccaGATCTTTCAGCAGATCCTTGAGGTGGTGGAGATGATGGACTCTCTAGTGACATTTTTGGATGAGAAGCGGCAGAAAGAAATGAGCGAAAACGAAGAAGCTCTCTCCATCAAAGAGGCCAAAAGACACTCCAAGGCAGGAGCTCAAGTTCAGTGGGCTTAA
- the mical1 gene encoding F-actin-monooxygenase mical1 isoform X2, with protein MANKEPVNPSHATFDLFVQAKTCQEVKKHFTELCRQLQLDPKDYSNFYTKLKESLNYWKAKAVWTKLDKRASQEVYEQGKACAQNKCLVLGAGPCGLRTAIELSLLGAQVVVLEKREEFTRNNVLHLWPFTIYDIRELGAKKFYGKFCSGSLDHISIRQLQLILLKVCLILGVEVHTGVEYKGLIEPSVEKGWMAKLQPPSHPAAAFEFDVFISAGGGRFVPEGFKHKELRGQLAIGITANFVNRNTAAEIQVPEISGVARIYNQKFFQDLLNETDIDLENIVYYKDDTHYFVMTAKRKSLLKRGVIKQDYSDADQLLAPANVDHVALYLYAHEAAYFSTGGQLPDLQFALNPAGQPDVAMFDFTCMHRAEHASLVRERRGKKLLIALVGDCLVEPFWPLGTGIARGFLASFDTAWTVRSWGMGVQHMTVIAERESMYQLLSQTTTENTSKKYPLYSIDPKTRYQRINLSAIHTRQVQQLYDEKSHSLKLKENRAHKRQDTMSGFNELLRWCQNNTRGYDNVNIKDFSQSWKSGLALCALIHHFKPHLIDISSLDEANRVHNNQLAFSVINKELGIPPVMSPSSQIDKLSMVVYLTQIKDAVTLPPKEPAGPLPPTTSQSLSRTQSAVFFLSKLKHLSLQKQKERQATLKRGAQAEKTMEDEKTTSGLPASPEVNTVPAAAAAAASPPPEPEPAEILTTDNEQCYFCGKMVYAVERISAEGRFFHRSCFTCHSCDITLRLGGYAFDKNSGRFYCEMHSEDLLLTDGVEASCEDINEDEENGLSSESYTLSPSCSLKQESVSSTHSDDQEEPDQIIHHSKGDSQEPQNPSTFPDPAAKPEILEPTQDEAVPSPVPKPRLSRQTTPTCEPSPPVAKPRKVVLTPQSPFLEAAPEETSKVGPDVSLKPLRKLQLSVEERNELGNLQSFSADSDSETQGGSSSCSSSSANAGGPPKQEGQDGQEEEGYWSGSTASLIREKKNRHCFKRKEMPSGQNRVRSKFSPWNLSSPRISRDCRLTVHPETTFQHVHSTSEDGVDDDDDDDDDDDYMFDEQEDLLDMKLEPSDPVQAKKFELKRMKTLQRRAKMSVMDRFCKAQSIQRRLEEIEVSYKDLEEKGVKLERSLRRQPNDNGSSETIEEWIQLVHEKNALVSEESDLMVESRQLELEDKRSTLELEYRKLMEIEEKTPEQEEEENQIFQQILEVVEMMDSLVTFLDEKRQKEMSENEEALSIKEAKRHSKAGAQVQWA; from the exons ATGGCAAACAAGGAACCTGTGAATCCCTCTCATGCCACATTTGACCTCTTTGTCCAAGCCAAGACTTGTCAGGAAGTAAAGAAGCACTTCACAGAGCTCTGCAGACAACTGCAACTTGATCCCAAGGATTACAGTAACTTCTACACAAAGCTGAAGGAAAGTCTGAACTACTGGAAGGCCAAAGCTGTGTGGACCAAGTTAGACAAAAGAGCCTCTCAAGAAGTTTACGAGCAAGGAAAAGCCTGCGCCCAGAACAAG TGTCTGGTGTTGGGCGCGGGACCATGTGGGCTCAGGACGGCCATCGAACTGTCCCTGCTGGGAGCTCAGGTTGTGGTTCTGGAGAAGAGGGAGGAGTTCACCAGGAACAACGTTCTCCACCTGTGGCCCTTCACCATCTATGACATCCGAGAGCTCGGAGCCAAAAAGTTCTATGGCAAATTCTGCTCTGGTTCTCTGGATCACATCA gcaTCCGtcagctgcagctcatcctGCTGAAAGTGTGTCTCATCCTCGGGGTGGAGGTCCACACCGGAGTGGAGTACAAGGGTCTTATTGAGCCCTCTGTTGAAAAAG GTTGGATGGCCAAACTACAGCCTCCGTCTCATCCTGCTGCAGCCTTcgagtttgatgtttttatctCTGCAGGGGGAGGCAGGTTCGTCCCTGAGG gttttaagCATAAGGAGCTGAGAGGACAACTGGCTATTGGCATCACAGCCAATTTTGTCAACAGGAACACGGCTGCTGAGATCCAAGTACCAGAGATCAGCGGAGTGGCCCGGATATACAACCAGAAATTCTTCCAAGACCTGCTCAACGAGACAG ATATTGATTTAGAGAATATTGTGTACTACAAAGACGACACCCACTACTTTGTCATGACAGCCAAGAGGAAGAGCTTGCTGAAGAGGGGAGTCATTAAACAG GACTACAGTGATGCAGATCAGCTGCTGGCACCTGCAAACGTAGATCACGTGGCGTTGTATCTTTATGCTCACGAAGCGGCATACTTCTCCACTGGAGGCCAGCTGCCGGACCTGCAGTTTGCTCTGAATCCGGCCGGTCAACCTGACGTGGCCATGTTCGACTTCACCTGCATGCACCGCGCAGAGCACGCCTCGCTGGTCCGAGAAAGGAGGGGCAAGAAGCTCCTAATAGCTCTTGTTGGAGACTGTCTGGTGGAG CCGTTTTGGCCTTTAGGAACAGGCATCGCCCGAGGGTTCTTGGCTTCGTTTGACACAGCATGGACGGTGAGGAGCTGGGGGATGGGGGTCCAACACATGACTGTCATTGCTGAGAG aGAAAGTATGTACCAGCTGCTCTCCCAGACCACAACCGAAAACACCAGCAAGAAGTACCCTCTGTACAGCATCGACCCGAAAACACGCTACCAGAGAATCAACCTGTCCGCCATTCATACTCGCCAG GTGCAGCAACTATATGATGAGAAAAGCCATTCAttaaagctgaaggaaaatcGGGCTCACAAGCGTCAAG ATACAATGAGTGGTTTTAACGAGTTGTTGAGATGGTGCCAGAACAATACCAGAGGGTACGACAATGTGAATATTAAGGATTTCAGCCAGTCCTGGAAGTCCGGCCTCGCATTGTGCGCTCTTATCCACCACTTCAAACCTCATCTGAT TGACATTTCCTCCCTGGATGAGGCGAACAGAGTTCACAACAACCAGCTGGCGTTCAGTGTGATCAATAAGGAGCTGGGAATCCCTCCGGTCATGTCTCCCAGTAGTCAGATCGACAAGCTGTCCATGGTTGTCTACCTCACCCAAATCAAAGATGCTGTCACTTTGCCACCAAAAG AACCTGCAGGGCCCCTGCCACCGACCACATCTCAGAGTCTCTCTAGGACACAGTCAGCTGTCTTTTTCCTGAGCAAGCTGAAGCACctctcactgcaaaaacaaaag GAAAGACAGGCGACTCTGAAACGAGGTGCACAAGCTGAGAAAACCATGGAAGATGAGAAAACT ACATCAGGGCTACCTGCGTCTCCTGAAGTGAATAcagttcctgctgctgctgcagctgccgcCTCTCCAccaccggaaccagaaccagctgagaTTCTGACGACCGACAACGAGCAGTGCTACTTCTGTGGGAAAATGGTGTACGCGGTGGAGCGCATCAGTGCTGAAGGGAGGTTCTTCCATCGGAGCTGCTTCACCTGCCACAGCTGTGACATCACCCTCAGATTAGGAGGATACGCCTTCGACAAGAACAGCG GGAGATTTTACTGCGAGATGCACTCTGAAGATTTGTTGCTTACTGATGGTGTTGAAGCATCCTGTGAG gaCATCAACGAAGATGAAGAGAACGGACTTTCCAGTGAGAGCTATACGCTGTCTCCATCTTGTTCCCTCAAACAAGAGAGTGTCTCCTCTACTCATTCAGATGACCAAGAAGAACCGGATCAGATTATTCATCATTCCAAAGGAGACTCCCAAGAACCACAGAACCCGAGCACTTTTCCAGATCCTGCAGCTAAACCTGAGATATTGGAGCCCACTCAAGATGAGGCGGTGCCTTCTCCCGTTCCAAAGCCACGCCTGTCCCGTCAGACGACCCCCACATGCGAGCCCTCGCCACCAGTGGCGAAACCTCGCAAAGTCGTCTTGACTCCGCAGTCACCTTTTCTTGAAGCGGCTCCAGAGGAGACCTCTAAAGTAGGACCAGATGTCTCTCTCAAACCACTGCGAAAGCTTCAGCTGTCCGTCGAGGAGCGGAACGAGCTGGGGAATCTGCAGAGCTTCAGCGCAGACTCGGACTCCGAAACCCAAGGCGGGTCGTCCTCCTGCTCGTCTTCCTCCGCAAACGCAGGTGGGCCTCCTAAACAAGAGGGCCAGGATGGACAAGAAGAAGAGGGCTACTGGAGCGGGAGCACAGCTAGTCTCATCCGTGAGAAGAAGAACCGTCACTGCTTCAAGAGAAAAGAGATGCCGAGCGGGCAGAACCGAGTCCGGTCCAAGTTTTCACCCTGGAATCTGTCCTCGCCGAGGATCAGCAGAGACTGCCGACTCACAGTCCATCCAG AGACAACCTTCCAACACGTTCATAGCACATCAGAGGATggtgttgatgatgatgatgatgacgacgatgatgatgacTATATGTTTGATGAACAGGAAGACTTACTTGACATGAAG TTGGAGCCATCTGACCCAGTTCAGGCAAAAAAGTTTGAGTTGAAGAGGATGAAGACGCTGCAGAGGCGAGCCAAGATGAGTGTAATGGATCGCTTCTGCAAAGCTCAG TCAATCCAGCGTCGACTGGAGGAGATTGAAGTCTCCTACAAGGACCTGGAAGAGAAAGGTGTAAAGCTGGAGAGAAGCCTGCGTAGACAACCCA ACGACAACGGTTCCTCTGAAACGATTGAAGAATGGATCCAGCTGGTCCATGAAAAGAACGCCTTGGTCTCGGAGGAGTCGGACCTCATGGTGGA gTCCCGACAGCTGGAACTGGAGGACAAGCGCAGCACGTTGGAGCTGGAGTACAGGAAGTTAATGGAGATTGAGG AGAAGACACCAGaacaagaggaagaagaaaaccaGATCTTTCAGCAGATCCTTGAGGTGGTGGAGATGATGGACTCTCTAGTGACATTTTTGGATGAGAAGCGGCAGAAAGAAATGAGCGAAAACGAAGAAGCTCTCTCCATCAAAGAGGCCAAAAGACACTCCAAGGCAGGAGCTCAAGTTCAGTGGGCTTAA